A genomic window from Candidatus Methylacidiphilales bacterium includes:
- the smpB gene encoding SsrA-binding protein SmpB, translating into MSGQEIQNHKAGRDFFVLETFEAGVELKGTEVKSLRAGQGNLSDSFARIEKAEAWVFNFHIAPYDKGNRENHEPKRQRKLLLHKREIFKLLGAVSTEGRTLIPLKGYFKNQRFKILLGICKGKTHGDKRQDIKKRETDREIRREMARRR; encoded by the coding sequence ATGAGTGGGCAGGAAATTCAAAATCATAAAGCCGGCAGGGACTTTTTCGTCCTTGAAACCTTCGAAGCCGGGGTCGAACTCAAAGGAACTGAAGTCAAATCCCTCCGCGCCGGCCAGGGAAATCTCAGCGACTCATTTGCCCGGATCGAAAAAGCCGAGGCCTGGGTTTTTAATTTTCACATCGCGCCCTACGACAAGGGCAATCGCGAAAACCACGAGCCCAAGCGCCAGCGCAAACTCCTGCTCCACAAGCGCGAAATCTTCAAGCTTCTGGGCGCTGTTTCGACAGAGGGCCGCACCCTGATCCCGTTGAAGGGCTATTTCAAAAACCAGCGCTTTAAAATTTTACTCGGGATTTGCAAGGGCAAAACCCATGGCGACAAGCGCCAGGATATCAAGAAACGCGAGACCGACCGGGAAATACGGCGCGAAATGGCCCGTCGCCGCTGA